One window of Flavobacterium dauae genomic DNA carries:
- the acs gene encoding acetate--CoA ligase, whose translation MSYYKIEDLEQYFKHYKKSVREPRKFWSKIAEENFIWYRVWDKVFEFDMTKGDIKWFVNAKLNITKNAIDRHLSKRGDKTAIIFEPNNPNEEAQHISYNELYTRVSKTANVLRSLGVKKGDRVCIYLPMIPELAITMLACAQIGAVHSVIFAGFSDAAIRSRVEDCGAKVIVTSDGSFRGEKTIKTKEVVDKAIENLSLVEKVLVVKRTNEPVAFNEKIDVWFDELYEKASAVSTTEIMDAEDPLFILYTSGSTGKPKGMVHTTAGYMIQTAYTFKNVFNSDKDDIFWCTADLGWITGHSYILYGALLNGATTVIFEGVPTYPNPSRFWDIIDKYKVTHFYTAPTAIRSLMTTDYSYVASHDLSSLKVLGSVGEPINEEAWHWFNDFIGKKRCPIVDTWWQTETGSIMISPLAFITPTKPTYATLPLPGIQTVLMDEKNNEIEGNQVMGSLCIKFPWPSIARTIWNNHQRFVETYFSEYPGMYFTGDKALRDEVGYYRITGRADDVVIVSGHNLGTAPIEDAINQHPAVAESAVVGFPHDIKGNALYGFISLKVEGSARDRENLKKEINQLIANHYGPIGKLDKIQFVDDLPKTRSGKILRRLLRSIATNQLDDFGDTSTMINPEVVSFIIENRL comes from the coding sequence TTTGGGACAAGGTTTTTGAGTTTGATATGACCAAAGGTGATATTAAATGGTTTGTAAACGCCAAACTAAATATCACAAAAAATGCTATCGACAGGCATTTGTCAAAACGAGGCGATAAAACAGCCATTATTTTTGAACCTAATAATCCTAACGAGGAAGCACAGCACATATCTTATAACGAATTGTACACAAGGGTTTCAAAAACCGCAAATGTATTACGTTCTTTAGGCGTAAAAAAAGGTGATCGTGTGTGTATTTATCTTCCAATGATTCCCGAACTGGCAATAACAATGCTGGCTTGTGCACAAATAGGAGCGGTACATTCGGTTATTTTTGCCGGATTTTCCGATGCTGCCATAAGATCAAGGGTAGAAGATTGTGGTGCTAAGGTTATTGTTACTTCTGACGGATCGTTTAGAGGGGAAAAAACAATAAAGACAAAAGAAGTGGTAGATAAAGCCATTGAGAACTTATCTTTAGTAGAAAAAGTATTGGTGGTAAAACGTACCAACGAACCCGTTGCTTTTAATGAAAAAATTGATGTTTGGTTTGATGAATTATACGAAAAAGCCAGTGCTGTAAGTACAACCGAAATTATGGACGCCGAAGATCCACTGTTTATTTTATACACCTCGGGTTCTACCGGAAAACCAAAAGGAATGGTACATACCACCGCAGGATATATGATTCAAACGGCTTATACATTTAAAAACGTGTTCAATTCCGATAAAGACGATATTTTTTGGTGTACCGCCGATTTAGGATGGATTACAGGTCATTCGTATATTTTGTACGGAGCTTTGTTAAACGGAGCAACGACCGTGATTTTTGAAGGTGTTCCAACGTATCCAAATCCGTCAAGATTTTGGGATATTATAGATAAATACAAAGTAACCCATTTTTATACAGCGCCAACAGCAATCAGATCATTAATGACTACCGATTATTCGTATGTGGCATCACACGATTTGTCATCTTTAAAAGTATTAGGGTCAGTAGGCGAACCTATTAACGAAGAAGCGTGGCACTGGTTTAACGATTTTATTGGTAAAAAACGTTGTCCGATTGTTGATACCTGGTGGCAAACCGAAACTGGTTCTATAATGATTTCTCCGCTGGCGTTTATCACACCGACAAAACCCACTTATGCCACTTTGCCTTTACCGGGAATTCAGACCGTTTTAATGGACGAAAAAAATAATGAAATTGAAGGCAATCAGGTAATGGGCAGTTTGTGTATTAAATTTCCTTGGCCTTCTATTGCACGAACTATTTGGAACAATCACCAACGTTTTGTTGAAACCTATTTTTCTGAATATCCGGGGATGTATTTTACCGGCGATAAAGCCTTGCGCGATGAAGTAGGATATTACCGTATCACAGGTCGTGCTGATGATGTGGTTATTGTTTCGGGACATAATTTAGGAACCGCACCTATCGAAGATGCCATAAATCAACATCCGGCAGTTGCAGAATCGGCAGTGGTAGGTTTTCCACACGATATTAAAGGAAATGCACTGTACGGTTTTATTTCGCTAAAAGTAGAAGGAAGTGCACGTGATCGTGAAAATCTGAAAAAAGAAATCAACCAGTTAATTGCAAACCATTACGGACCTATTGGAAAATTAGATAAAATTCAGTTTGTAGATGATTTGCCAAAAACACGTTCAGGAAAAATTTTGCGTAGATTGCTGCGTTCAATCGCTACCAATCAGTTAGATGATTTTGGAGATACATCAACAATGATAAACCCCGAAGTGGTTTCGTTTATTATTGAAAATAGATTGTAA